The genomic window ATACTTTTTCCTCTGTCTTTGTCCCCAGAGGAATGGGTACGACCAGTCATGAAGAGGGATAAGCAGGTTCTTCTGCACTGGGGCTACTATCCTGACAGGTGAGGATGGGCTTCTGGGGCAGGTTTAAGGTCAAGAGTCAGCCAGGAGCCCCAGGACATCTAGCAAAGGCAGAAGGGACTCTTTGGGCCGATTGATTTGTTCTGTCCCCGCCACTGATTATGTGAACCGTCTGTCTTGGGTGAGGTTTGGACTTTGTGGACTAGGCTTGGTTAAAAGGATCAGGGAAAcatacttggcccaatggatagggcgtcgtctaccacatgggaggtccgcggttcaaaccccgggcctccttgacccgtgtggagctggcccatgcgcagtgctgatgtgcgcaaggagtgccctgccacgcaggggtgtcccccacgtaggggagccccacacgcaaggagtataccccataaggagccgcccagtgcgaaagaaagtgcagcctgcccaagaatggcgctgcacacacacacacagctgacacaagatgacgtgacaaaaagaaacacagattcctggtgctgctgataaggatagaagcggtcatagaagaacacacagcgaatggacacagagagcagacaactggggggcggaataaattaaaaaataaaaaatcttaaaaaaaataaaaggagcaggGCTCTATGTGTGAAATGGCCATCCCACTATAACTTTTGATAAGTAAATTGTtaaaaacaatctaaatgtcttAACAGTAGGAAAACGTTTCGGTGAATTTGTGTATCTTCTCGgtatggactattatgcagcctttaaaattgtatttatgaaATAACATGAATGATGTGTAGCTGAGTATTAAGTACAAAATGTAGGATATAAAATAATAGCATGTTTacaatttcataaaaataaaattgcacaTGAAAATTCCTGGGAGAAATTATATACTAGATGTCAAGAGTAGTTGTGTTAGGTTGATAGGATTAtagataattttcttctttctctactcttataatttgcttttattactttaaaatgaaaagaatccCAATgttaattgggggggggggaatcattACCAAAAAAATAACCCAACAACCCAATACTTTCCATAAATGGAAAAGATCTGTGCTCTACTTTTCCACAATTCTATCCATTGATTCTATTTCACTGTCAATTTCCCATGGCAGTTATGACACATGGATCCCAGCCAGTGAAATTGAAGCATCTGTGGAAGATGCACCAACTCCTGAGAAGCCTAGGAAGGTGAGCTCTCCTTGTACTCCATTCCCCAAGCAGGCTATTCTTAGGAGGTGAAGAAGGGTTCCTGTGCCCCTGGGCTTTTTCACAGTAATGATCCCCAGACAGAGCTGTGACTGCCAAGCTTCTCACCCGCACAGTCTGTCTCTGTACTTTAGGTTCATGCAAAGTGGATCCTGGACACAGATACCttcaatgaatggatgaatgaggaAGACTATGAAGTGAATGATGACAAAAACCCCGTGTCCCGCAGAAAGAAGATTTCAGCCAAGACATTGACAGATGAGGTGAAaagacctctttttttttcttcctccagtCTTTAGCTTAAGTCTCTGGACAAAACTTTGCGGGAGATTGTTGGCTGACATTTGTCCTGTTTCTCCAACCTGCAGGTGAACAGCCCAGACTCAGATCGACGGGACAAGAAAGGAGGGAACTACAAGAAGAGGAAGCGCTCCCCCTCTCCTTCACCTACCCCAGAATCTAAGAAGAAAAATGCGAAGAAAGGGTATGCCATGCTTTCTTATGATCctgtccccacctccacccttctGTCCACACTATGTTGGAGGAAGAAAGGCCTAATCCCTTCCCGTAGCCACCTGGCGCTTACCCGGGCATGCCACAGTCCttaggggaggggaggaggtcgTCTTTAGCTCTGCCCAGTCATTAGTTCTAGTCCCAGCCACTGCTAACCTCAGAGAGAGCTTAATCTCCGAATGAAAAGCCCTTGCCACTTCACATGGCTCTGTTGCTCTTGGCTTCTGTCAGTGCTCCGCTCCACCCTTGAGatgtctctccttcccttcccttgaaCCTCAATTTCCAGCGTCTCCTTGTGTAAGAGTGActgggtcctctttcattcttttttcttcctagcCCCTCGACACCTTACACCAAGTCCAAGCGTGGCCACAGAGAGGAGGAGCAAGAAGACCTGACAAAGGACATGGATGAGCCCTCGCCAGTCCCTAACGTAGAAGAGGTGACGTTGCCCAAAACAGGTACAGGACAGGACAGGCACCCGGGACCCACTCCCTTTCCCTGTGCTGCCCCAACTGTGCCAACCCCCTGAGGGGGATGCTTTATTAGGCCCAGCTCCAGGTCTGAAAGGCCTTTTCCCATCACTTTAGCTGGTTATTGAAGTTATTTCTGTTACCGTGGAGAATCCTCCAACAGTTCAATAGCCAATCTTAGCTGTGGCTTGTGCTTTGCTCCTGACAGTAGTTTTCAAGTTTTAAATGTTGTGTGCCACAATTAGTAAGCTATATTTGAGCACAAATTATACACATGTACTATCACTATACTGGGAACATTATAAAACACGTAAACAGAACAATTTAAAGGATGAGATTAAAAGAGAAGTTCTGGTACTCTTCCTGTATCCGAGTGGATTGGCCTTTGTATCTGAGATCATTGCTTCTTGGTGCTGGCATATCATCTGTGTTCCAAGAACTAACTAGCCTCAAGTGGGCCAGAGGTGTATTTCAAGGCTGGGCTTGGGAGGCCACGGAGAGGGGAGGGGTTCTGGGCTCCCTCCATCTCGTGAATCAGAGCAGCTCTGTTTTCTAGCCGTGTTTTCTCCTGAACCATCATGTATGAATTCATTTAATGAAAGTGTTCCTCTGCTTTGAAAAATGTTTAAGATCTGGTCACTTCTCTACAGAATGATTTGGCCAGACCCAGTCTCAGTCTGTTAAGAACTGACAGACACATGAAGAGAGAGAGGCCTATCAAAGACAAAAATCATGTATGACTGTAGATAAAGAAGTAAGGCGCTTATTTATAGGAAAAAGTTAAGCGAGTATATAATTGGAGAAGTAGGAAAAGTAACAAGTGAGTTTCAAGCCCTACAATGAATGTGACTGGAGGAAGTTAACTGCATTTTGTGATGAGATGGAGAAAGTTTTGGAGGAAGGGGGAATCTCGAGAGGTGAGGGCTTGATTTAGGCAGAATCTGTCTGATAAAATGACTCTGTCTCTGGCAGTCAACACTAAGAAGGACTCGGAGTCAGCCCCGGTCAAAGGAGGCACCATGACTGACCTGGGTAAGATGGAGCGCCCCTGCAGGCGAGGCATTCGGAGCCTGAGGGTGGGCGGGCTCAGCTGGCACCCTTCCCCTGGGCTCACGGCCCTTCCCCACTTCTCCCTGTGattcttcctcccctgcccctcgGGAGGTGCCAGTCTTGCATCTGCTGTCTTTCTCTTTCAGATGAACAGGAGGATGAAAGCATGGAGACCACGGGCAAGGTGGAGCCAGTTTAGAGAGGCCCTGCTTCTATGCGATTCTGATTTGTGATTATAAAGTTCATTCAGCCCAGAAACTTCCACTGCCCAGACTTTACCCACTCCAGACCAATTCAAGCTGCAGCTCAATACTCTGATTCTTTCAGAGGCATGGGGTCCatagtgttcattcccatcaccCATCTTCAGTGTCCACAGTCCTGGGGTGTGGGAGAAGCAGAGGGTTGCTAGGGGGAAAAGTGGGAATGCTGAATGGCCAGCGGCCTCCGTACTCGTAGGATGAGGATGAGAACAGTACGGGAAACAAGGGGGAGCAGACCAAGAATCCAGACCTGCATGAAGACAACGTCACCGAGCAGACCCACCACATCATCATCCCCAGCTACGCTGCTTGGTTTGACTATAACAGGTATGCTACCCCACCTTCTCGCAGAATCCTTCCTTCCCCAGCCTCCAGGGGTCAACATGTTCCTCTTGCCTCCAAATAAGTTATTTTTTCCCTCAGCCAGACAGATAAGAGTGCACTTCAGGTTTAGAGGAACTCCTGATCTCTTTTTTAAGCCATAAAGCTCTGGTGGGAAGTTCTCCCCAAGCTTTGAGCCTGTTTTTAGTCTCCAGCTGGTTGCCCACCCCACCTTCTAGGCTTTTCCTCCCCTCGGGGCTCCCatccctccaccagcaccttccCCTGAGTCCACTCTGGCTTCTCTTGCAGCGTGCATGCCATTGAGCGGAGGGCTCTCCCCGAGTTCTTTAACGGCAAGAACAAGTCCAAGACACCAGAAATGTAAGGAAACCTCGACTCATGATTTTCTTCCTCCTGTGCCCTCTCACCCTTCCTGATCCATCCAGCAACATTCAGTTCAGCAGACCTCTCTCGAGCTCCTATcctgagccaggcactgtgctaaccCTTAGGCAGTTCCAACCTAGGATTCTTGATGCTATAACACATTCTCTAGTACTTGCCCAGGAGTGATATTAAGCATGCCCTTTGCACAAAACAAGTACCTGCTTCAGTGCCTCAGATTCTTTCAGCAGGGCACAGAGTCTTTCAGTCTGTAATTGATACTGTCAAAAATGCAGATTTCCCTAGCATAAGTAATCCACTTTGACTGCAGTGTAAATGACTATTATCAGGCTGGTTCCTGGGTAGCTTTTGATAGAAAAGTGAGTGGTGGAGCTATGAAGACTCCTGAACTAAGGGATGGAGCAGGCtctgtgggagagaggtgtcATAGAAAGTGCAGGCTTGGGCCTCAGTCCTCACCTTTAAGGTTTTGCCTCAGGCTAAATCTGCTTGGCGTTGGATGAGACTTGGCAATCTTCTGTGGTTAGGGATGCCCCAGATAAATATGGTGACAAGGTAGCAAGACTCAGTGCTGAGCCAGGGCGCCCTGGGAACTGAGCTAACTTCCGTCCCTGCTTTGTCCTGGCTTCCCAGCTGTGGGCTTATGCTCTTCCCACCATGGTTCTTTCCCTCTTGATACGGTTCTGTCCTCCTCCTGGGGAAAGCCATGTATGTGAGGAGGCATGATAGGCAGGCAGCGTTGGACCAGGAATTGTTCTACATGCTGATCtcttgatatgaaataataagtGATGACTTACCTACATTCCTTGAGAGCTTGCTGTCCACCAGGTACTATCCTGAGTGTCCTGCATACATTGAGTAATTTAACTTCATGCTGCCCTTAGATGTAGTTATTATAATCTCAGtttacagatcaggaaactgGAGTACCAAGAGGTTCAACCCCTTGCTCAAGTTCATACAGTGACTGAGTAGTAAAACCAGGATCTTGTAGTCTGACTCATGTTCTCAAACTTTGCACTACATGACATAGTGGCCATCAGTTTTTTTGAGCTCCTATAATGTGCCAGGCTCTGTATTAGTACTTTGTAGACATCTCTAATCCTTAGTAGACATttcattttacagacgaggaaactgaggttcaaagaaCTGGGAATTGAACTTAGATCTTTCTAGCTTCAAAGCACATACTCTTCCTACTATGTCATGCTGACTAGTTGGATCTCTGGATAAGGACTTCCCCTTTAATATCCATAAGTTTAGAAATGAGggcaccttttctttttctctgattcCTCATTCAAAAGTTGGATAattatatgggaacatcttatgttttctatgttttttaatgtaacattctttgtgatctattaagtttaataaaaaaagtgtaaaaaacaaaaacaaaagttgggtAAAATGTCCCCAATACAGCCAAGGAAATAATTCACTTAACTAAAAAAACCCATCAAGGAAAACGTAAGAAATGTGTGAATCCCTTGCATctagcacacagtaggcactgaGTGTTTATTGAGTTGGATGTTCTActgttttttgtctttgtcaGCACAGGAGTCATTAGCTCTTCTATCATTCTTCCCATCTCCAGCACTGGACAaacatttatttgtcttcttcctgatgatcacactctctcttcctcttaGCTACCTGGCCTATCGAAACTTCATGATTGACACTTACAGACTGAATCCCCAAGAGTATCTCACCTCCACTGCCTGCCGCAGGAACCTGGCAGGCGACGTCTGTGCCATCATGAGGTGGGTCCTCTGGTTAGCAGGAAGGGCATCTGCGAGGATGTCTGCCCACAGATGCCTCTTGGCAGAAACAGAAGTATCAATGAGGAACATAGgggaacaaacaagaaaaacccCTCTAGAGAAAAGGCAAAGTACAGGTGCGGGGTGTGAGTGACTCAAGGAAATGGCAGTGGCATTCTCGGAAGTAGGGAGTCAAGGAGAAAGAGAGATCTGGGTTCAGTTGTACTAGCTGTGCAGGAAGAAAGTTCAGTAGGTGGTGGGATGGGGACGGCAGCCAGGCGGAAGGTATAGCTGTGGGTGTCCCTGACATTTAGGTGGAAAGTGAACAGCAGTTGCAGACAGGATTTCCAGGAGGTAGAATGAGTAGAGAAGAGGCCCGAGGAGAGAGGGAGCCTTAGGCCACAGCATCTACCCCCAGCCTGGTCCTCATGCGCCTTTCTGGCTGGCCCGTATGACCCTGCCTGCCCTTCTCCTCACAGGGTCCATGCCTTTCTGGAACAGTGGGGTCTTATTAACTACCAGGTGGACGCTGAGAGTCGACCAACCCCGATGGGGCCTCCACCCACTTCTCACTTCCATGTCTTGGCAGACACACCATCAGGGCTGGTACCTCTGCAGCCCAAGACCCCGCAGGTAGGGTGAGGGGCGGCGGGGACAAGGTGGGGTGGGTGTAAAATTGGGCTTCTTTGGgctttcttttcctggttttttaGGGTAATGGTTCAAGAGTGCTTTGAGGCTTCTTCCTTTTCCATGGGATGCAAAGGACTGCAGGAATCAGCCCCGTGTGTTCAGTGCCCTCTGCCGGCCTCTGCACCTAAGTCTGCAAGGACTTGCTGAGGGAGAAGAGATGCTCCTTGTCCTCAGGGAGCAGGCAGGCTAATGTAGGGAATGGAGCAGATAGAAAAAACATGGCTGAAAATGAACTTGCATGAAAATTTTTAACTCTGTCATGTAtcctccatttttttcatttttgcttcataattattattacttccattttttttttcacttccatTTCACACATTACAAAATATTAAGAGGAGAAAGGTTATGtggcttgcccagggtcacagagTACCAAATCTAGGATTAGAACCTAACTGCCCAGCTCCTAAGAGAATCTGTAGAGATACATCATGGATATCATGCCAGTTACTTATCTAATTAATTATTAAGGGAACACGGAAGAGTGGCATGAGTGCCCCAGAGCTTGTGAGCCGCCCAGCATTTGGCCTTGGGGGCTCCAGGGCCTTGGCCTGGTCATTTCTTGCCCACCCTCCATGACGCCAAGCTCTGTCCCCCAGGGCCGCCAGGTTGATGCTGATACCAAGGCTGGGCGAAAGGGCAAAGAGCTGGATGACCTGGTGCCAGAGACGGCTAAGGGCAAGCCAGAGCTGGTAGGTGGGGTGTAGACCCCGCTGGGCTTCTTATTTGCCCCTTTATTGGGGGGCCCCCTGCccgggaagaagagacatgagaGCAGAGGAGCTACAGCAGTAAAGGAGGAAGTCCTGCCCAGGGTGGCCTTGGCTTTGGGAAAGAAGCTCCTTCTGTCGCTTTCCTCTCTCTGTCTGCCCCTGGCTCCCACCGGTCACTCGTACTtacctctttctttcccctccacaAATAGCAGACCTCTGCTTCCCAACAAATGCTCAACTTTCCTGACAAAGGCAAAGAAAAGCCAACAGACATGCAGAACTTTGGGCTGCGCACAGACATGTACACCAAGAAGAATGTCCCCTCCAAGGTACGGGGATGTGGGCTGACTGCAGGCAGGGGTGAGGGAGCCCCCGCTCAGCGATCACCGGTGTCTCTCCTCACCTTGCGTGTTTGACCCACAGAGCAAAGCGGCAGCCAGTGCCACCCGCGAGTGGACAGAACAGGAGACCCTGCTACTCTTGGAGGTATTCAGGGCAAGGAAAGGGGCGTTCTTCTACAAAAGCAGAAATGGCCAGGGTACCAGCCACCCTCGTGAGTGGGGAGGGCCTGTGCAGTTGGGAATGAGCAGACCTTACCCTCAGTCTCTGCCATCCCGGTGCCCGTCGCACCTCATCCCGGGGACCGGCTCCGGGCTGGGGATATGGGCCATCATGTTAACTCCAGCTCCTTTCTTAGTGCTACTTGGGGAGCCCCCTTGGGCCCAGAGAATACAGAAATACTAGAGACACAGCTTTGAAGGCAGCTGCCCttagtggggtgggggcagttgaCTTCTAAGGGAAGTGGCTAAGTAAGCGGAGTTGTgtccccaccactaccaccaggCACTGGAGATGTACAAAGATGACTGGAACAAAGTTTCAGAGCACGTGGGAAGCCGCACACAGGACGAGTGCATCTTGCATTTTCTTCGTCTTCCTATTGAAGACCCATACCTGGAGGACTCAGAGGCCTCCCTGGGCCCCCTGGCCTACCAGCCCATCCCCTTCAGTCAGTCGGGCAATCCTGTCATGAGCACTGTTGCGTTTCTAGCCTCCGTCGTTGATCCCCGAGTCGCCTCTGCCGCTGCCAAGTCGGCCCTAGGTAACGTGAAGGGGTTCTGGCCCCCTTAGTTTGTGCTGGAAGGGCTGGTTGTTCAGACCTCGAAGCCCCCTTGTATTTGGCTGTCCTACTAGCCTTGTCTGTGCTGGTGTCAGCCCAGGCACCTGTCTAGGCTCCAAGCTGGAAATAGGTGAAGAGATGGGCTTGTGAGGAGGCTTTCACAGGGATAGCCAGAACTGCCTGCCTGCCCTCGCTCCCAGCCTCATGCCCTCTGGGTCTTGCAGAGGAGTTCTCCAAGATGAAGGAAGAGGTACCCACAGCCCTTGTGGAGGCCCATGTTCGGAAAGTGGAAGAAGCTGCCAAGGTGACAGGCAAGGCCGACCCAGCCTTCGGTCTGGAAAGCAGTGGCATTGCAGGAACCACCTCTGATGAGCCTGAGCGGATTGGTAAGGCCCGGCATGCTCCCAGACACTGTTCCCCCTAAGCAAGGGCCAGAGGCACCCGGCCTCCCCGCCTCAAGTTGGCATTGGAGCACAGCACGAGTGGGGAGACTTGCTGGTGTTTTTATTTTCCCCTAGGATTTTCCCTTAGGGCCAGTGGCTCCCTGCTGGTTTACTCAGGGAGATTCTGACTGGTAAAAGGGGCTGCTGGCAAAGCATTGTAGAGACAGACTCCATTATCAGACATTCCCATTTCCTTTTCCCACGGGCCCAGAGGAGAGCGGGACTGACGAGGCACGGGCGGAGGGCCAGGCCACAGATGAGAAGAAGGAGCCCAAGGTACGGAGGGATTGGCCTCAGGCTGGGAGGGTGCAGGGGCCAGGCATGGAACCGTGATGGGCATGGGCAGCTGACCCAGTCCAGCCCAAGAACACGAGGACTGGGCTTCGAGGGGGTCTCTCACCCGGAGTCAGAGCTCCCCTCGAGACAAGTAAATTCAGTTCCCAGGCCCTTTGTGTGAAAACCAGTCACCTCAGCCCCTGATATTCTCTACGTTTCTTTCACTGGGCCTTAAGGAACCTCGAGAAGGAGGAGGGGCTGTGGAAGAAGAAGCAAAGGACAAAACCAGCGAGGCGCCCAAGAAGGatgaagagaaagggaaggaaggtgaCAGCGAGAAGGAATCAGAGAAGAGTGATGGGGACCCAGTAGGTGAGCTTCTCAGTGGTAGTTAGGAGGTACAGGAAAGAAGCGGAGCTGTAGAGCTAACTCAAGAGCCCTTTTCCTGGCCTAGTAGATCCCGAGAAGGAGAAGGAGCCAAAGGAAGGGCAGGAGGAAGTACTGAAGGAAGTGGTGGAGTCAGAGGGTGAAAGGAAGACGAAGGTGGAGCGGGACATTGGCGAGGGCAATCTCTCCACCGCAGCTGCCGCTGCCCTGGCTGCTGCCGCGGTCAAGGCCAAGGTGAGGTCCAGAGACCCCAACAACCCCAAGCGAAGAAGATGGCTcccttctccaggctcacttcACTGAAAGGAAGTCATTCCATGTGCATCCCTTAACTAGTGCTAGCctatttcctctttatttttatgCTGAGGGAGTCTTAGTTATGTCTTCTCTAAACTTCTTGAATCTTTTACTATTAGGCCTATTTCCAGCCACCTAATTAGTTGACTTTGTCTTATCCTTTGccactctctcccttttccccaagttcttttaaaaaatatcagtgCTGCACTACTGTCTCACATCAGGTTCTCCCTTAAAACCTaacagtggggagcagatgtggcccaagcaattgagtgcctgcttcccccatgggaagtcctgggttcagttcctggtgcctcctgaaaaaaacgaacaacaagcaaaacaaatgaaaaaaccagcccagggaagccgatgtggctcagtggttgagcaccagcttcccacatacaagatcctgggttcattccccggcCTCTGgacctcaaaaacaaaactaaaaaaccTGCCAACCTCTGCACTACCTTTTCCTCCCCTGGAATGTCGTTAACTGGGCCCTCCCGCTGACATGCCTTCCCACCCTTCCTTCCCTAGCACTTGGCTGCAGTTGAGGAGAGGAAGATCAAATCCCTCGTGGCCCTTCTGGTGGAGACCCAGATGAAAAAGTTGGAAATCAAACTCCGGCACTTCGAGGAGCTGGAGACGATCATGGACCGGGAGCGTGAAGCAGTGAGTAGCCTCCCTGGGGGGGAGCGGGAGCCCTGGCACCTGGTCCCGACTCGAGACCAAGCCCTACCTCACTCTAGGATGAGGGGCCGGGAAGGGGGATGAAGCTGCAGTGCAGAAAGCCTGAGACGGACAGGGTTTCCAAGCAGAGGGGGCAGCCCAGGCCAGGGCTGGGAGGCCAAGCCGAGGCAGGTGAGAGGGACAGAAAcacccacaggggaggtctggaGACTGGGCTCCCATGGGATGTCAGCACCACAGGGCAGGGATGTTCTGTTCTGTTGATTGCTGTATCTCCAGGTTTTTGAACAGTGCATGGCTCATAGTAGATGTTCAGTAAACATTTGGTGAGTCCTTGAATGGATCTGAGGGATAATGAGAGGACTGGGGCTTCAGATCCAGGAGGTAAACCACAAAGGGGAGGGGATGGCCAGGGTATTGAACCGTTTTGCCTTTAAAGGGACATATAAAGATGTAGAAGACAGCGACCCAGTCTCAGAGAACTTAATTAGAGACATGAAAAACAGTTAATCATGTTTAAGGTAT from Dasypus novemcinctus isolate mDasNov1 chromosome 12, mDasNov1.1.hap2, whole genome shotgun sequence includes these protein-coding regions:
- the SMARCC2 gene encoding SWI/SNF complex subunit SMARCC2 isoform X4, whose translation is MAVRKKDGGPNVKYYEAADTVTQFDNVRLWLGKNYKKYIQAEPPTNKSLSSLVVQLLQFQEEVFGKHVSNAPLTKLPIKCFLDFKAGGSLCHILAAAYKFKSDQGWRRYDFQNPSRMDRNVEMFMTIEKSLVQNNCLSRPNIFLCPEIEPKLLGKLKDIVKRHQGTITEDKNNASHVVYPVPGNLEEEEWVRPVMKRDKQVLLHWGYYPDSYDTWIPASEIEASVEDAPTPEKPRKVHAKWILDTDTFNEWMNEEDYEVNDDKNPVSRRKKISAKTLTDEVNSPDSDRRDKKGGNYKKRKRSPSPSPTPESKKKNAKKGPSTPYTKSKRGHREEEQEDLTKDMDEPSPVPNVEEVTLPKTVNTKKDSESAPVKGGTMTDLDEQEDESMETTGKDEDENSTGNKGEQTKNPDLHEDNVTEQTHHIIIPSYAAWFDYNSVHAIERRALPEFFNGKNKSKTPEIYLAYRNFMIDTYRLNPQEYLTSTACRRNLAGDVCAIMRVHAFLEQWGLINYQVDAESRPTPMGPPPTSHFHVLADTPSGLVPLQPKTPQGRQVDADTKAGRKGKELDDLVPETAKGKPELTSASQQMLNFPDKGKEKPTDMQNFGLRTDMYTKKNVPSKSKAAASATREWTEQETLLLLEALEMYKDDWNKVSEHVGSRTQDECILHFLRLPIEDPYLEDSEASLGPLAYQPIPFSQSGNPVMSTVAFLASVVDPRVASAAAKSALEEFSKMKEEVPTALVEAHVRKVEEAAKVTGKADPAFGLESSGIAGTTSDEPERIEESGTDEARAEGQATDEKKEPKEPREGGGAVEEEAKDKTSEAPKKDEEKGKEGDSEKESEKSDGDPVDPEKEKEPKEGQEEVLKEVVESEGERKTKVERDIGEGNLSTAAAAALAAAAVKAKHLAAVEERKIKSLVALLVETQMKKLEIKLRHFEELETIMDREREALEYQRQQLLADRQAFHMEQLKYAEMRARQQHFQQMHQQQQQPPPALPPGSQPIPPAGAAGPPAVHGLAVAPASVAPAPAGSGVPPGSLGPSEQIGQAGSAVGPQQQQPAGAPQPGAVPPGLPPPGPHGPSPFPNQQTPPSLMPGAVPGSGHPGVAGNAPLGLPFGMPPPPPPAAPSIIPFGSLADSISINLPPPPNLHGHHHHLPFAPGTLPPPNLPVSMANPLHPNLPATTTMPSSLPLGPGLGSAAAQSPAIVAAVQGNLLPSASPLPDPGTPLPPDPTAPSPGTVTPVPPPQ
- the SMARCC2 gene encoding SWI/SNF complex subunit SMARCC2 isoform X8 translates to MAVRKKDGGPNVKYYEAADTVTQFDNVRLWLGKNYKKYIQAEPPTNKSLSSLVVQLLQFQEEVFGKHVSNAPLTKLPIKCFLDFKAGGSLCHILAAAYKFKSDQGWRRYDFQNPSRMDRNVEMFMTIEKSLVQNNCLSRPNIFLCPEIEPKLLGKLKDIVKRHQGTITEDKNNASHVVYPVPGNLEEEEWVRPVMKRDKQVLLHWGYYPDSYDTWIPASEIEASVEDAPTPEKPRKVHAKWILDTDTFNEWMNEEDYEVNDDKNPVSRRKKISAKTLTDEVNSPDSDRRDKKGGNYKKRKRSPSPSPTPESKKKNAKKGPSTPYTKSKRGHREEEQEDLTKDMDEPSPVPNVEEVTLPKTVNTKKDSESAPVKGGTMTDLDEQEDESMETTGKDEDENSTGNKGEQTKNPDLHEDNVTEQTHHIIIPSYAAWFDYNSVHAIERRALPEFFNGKNKSKTPEIYLAYRNFMIDTYRLNPQEYLTSTACRRNLAGDVCAIMRVHAFLEQWGLINYQVDAESRPTPMGPPPTSHFHVLADTPSGLVPLQPKTPQTSASQQMLNFPDKGKEKPTDMQNFGLRTDMYTKKNVPSKSKAAASATREWTEQETLLLLEALEMYKDDWNKVSEHVGSRTQDECILHFLRLPIEDPYLEDSEASLGPLAYQPIPFSQSGNPVMSTVAFLASVVDPRVASAAAKSALEEFSKMKEEVPTALVEAHVRKVEEAAKVTGKADPAFGLESSGIAGTTSDEPERIEESGTDEARAEGQATDEKKEPKEPREGGGAVEEEAKDKTSEAPKKDEEKGKEGDSEKESEKSDGDPVDPEKEKEPKEGQEEVLKEVVESEGERKTKVERDIGEGNLSTAAAAALAAAAVKAKHLAAVEERKIKSLVALLVETQMKKLEIKLRHFEELETIMDREREALEYQRQQLLADRQAFHMEQLKYAEMRARQQHFQQMHQQQQQPPPALPPGSQPIPPAGAAGPPAVHGLAVAPASVAPAPAGSGVPPGSLGPSEQIGQAGSAVGPQQQQPAGAPQPGAVPPGLPPPGPHGPSPFPNQQTPPSLMPGAVPGSGHPGVAGNAPLGLPFGMPPPPPPAAPSIIPFGSLADSISINLPPPPNLHGHHHHLPFAPGTLPPPNLPVSMANPLHPNLPATTTMPSSLPLGPGLGSAAAQSPAIVAAVQGNLLPSASPLPDPGTPLPPDPTAPSPGTVTPVPPPQ
- the SMARCC2 gene encoding SWI/SNF complex subunit SMARCC2 isoform X11, which codes for MAVRKKDGGPNVKYYEAADTVTQFDNVRLWLGKNYKKYIQAEPPTNKSLSSLVVQLLQFQEEVFGKHVSNAPLTKLPIKCFLDFKAGGSLCHILAAAYKFKSDQGWRRYDFQNPSRMDRNVEMFMTIEKSLVQNNCLSRPNIFLCPEIEPKLLGKLKDIVKRHQGTITEDKNNASHVVYPVPGNLEEEEWVRPVMKRDKQVLLHWGYYPDSYDTWIPASEIEASVEDAPTPEKPRKVHAKWILDTDTFNEWMNEEDYEVNDDKNPVSRRKKISAKTLTDEVNSPDSDRRDKKGGNYKKRKRSPSPSPTPESKKKNAKKGPSTPYTKSKRGHREEEQEDLTKDMDEPSPVPNVEEVTLPKTVNTKKDSESAPVKGGTMTDLDEQEDESMETTGKDEDENSTGNKGEQTKNPDLHEDNVTEQTHHIIIPSYAAWFDYNSVHAIERRALPEFFNGKNKSKTPEIYLAYRNFMIDTYRLNPQEYLTSTACRRNLAGDVCAIMRVHAFLEQWGLINYQVDAESRPTPMGPPPTSHFHVLADTPSGLVPLQPKTPQGRQVDADTKAGRKGKELDDLVPETAKGKPELTSASQQMLNFPDKGKEKPTDMQNFGLRTDMYTKKNVPSKSKAAASATREWTEQETLLLLEALEMYKDDWNKVSEHVGSRTQDECILHFLRLPIEDPYLEDSEASLGPLAYQPIPFSQSGNPVMSTVAFLASVVDPRVASAAAKSALEEFSKMKEEVPTALVEAHVRKVEEAAKVTGKADPAFGLESSGIAGTTSDEPERIEESGTDEARAEGQATDEKKEPKEPREGGGAVEEEAKDKTSEAPKKDEEKGKEGDSEKESEKSDGDPVVDPEKEKEPKEGQEEVLKEVVESEGERKTKVERDIGEGNLSTAAAAALAAAAVKAKHLAAVEERKIKSLVALLVETQMKKLEIKLRHFEELETIMDREREALEYQRQQLLADRQAFHMEQLKYAEMRARQQHFQQMHQQQQQPPPALPPGSQPIPPAGAAGPPAVHGLAVAPASVAPAPAGSGVPPGSLGPSEQIGQAGSAVGPQQQQPAGAPQPGAVPPGLPPPGPHGPSPFPNQQTPPSLMPGAVPGSGHPGVAAQSPAIVAAVQGNLLPSASPLPDPGTPLPPDPTAPSPGTVTPVPPPQ